A section of the Aminiphilus circumscriptus DSM 16581 genome encodes:
- a CDS encoding M48 family metallopeptidase, translating to MKESPEFSFASATTLPFLGRHLPLTVIPPEPGTPLFRLSDERFELRRDGRDRGASLFADWCAAWLRPHIASRLPGLAEKAGVTYSGFSVRTCRSRWGSCSASGRLSFASGLAMAETDLIEYVLVHELCHRREMNHSSRFWNHVERLLPDWRSRRSRLRELSPLLRFFR from the coding sequence ATGAAGGAAAGCCCCGAATTCTCCTTCGCTTCCGCAACGACCCTGCCGTTTCTCGGGCGTCATCTTCCTCTGACGGTCATTCCGCCGGAGCCTGGAACACCGCTTTTTCGTCTTTCGGACGAGCGCTTCGAGCTGCGCCGTGACGGAAGGGACCGGGGGGCCTCGCTTTTCGCGGACTGGTGCGCGGCCTGGCTGCGCCCCCATATCGCCTCCCGCCTTCCCGGCCTCGCGGAAAAAGCGGGCGTTACCTACTCGGGCTTCTCGGTACGCACCTGCAGATCCCGCTGGGGAAGCTGCAGCGCCTCGGGACGCCTCTCCTTCGCCTCCGGACTGGCCATGGCGGAAACAGACCTGATCGAGTACGTCCTCGTGCACGAACTCTGCCATCGCCGCGAGATGAACCACTCTTCCCGCTTCTGGAACCATGTGGAGCGGCTTCTTCCGGACTGGCGCTCCCGCCGGAGCAGGCTCCGGGAACTCTCGCCCCTGCTGCGTTTTTTTCGGTGA
- a CDS encoding LemA family protein, translating to MKWILGALAVFVLFGVYAYNRLVRCKADVENGWSQIDVQLKRRHDLIPNLVETVRGYMIHERELFEKVAALRAQALGAGSLAEVQQKETELAGALRTLFAVSEGYPELKANANFLALQEELSSTENKIAFARQFYNDAVRAYNVAVAEFPGNLVAGAFGYAKRDFWIVEDQAERAPVRVNL from the coding sequence GTGAAGTGGATTCTCGGTGCCCTGGCGGTGTTCGTGCTCTTCGGCGTGTATGCCTACAATCGTCTGGTGCGGTGCAAGGCGGACGTGGAAAACGGATGGAGCCAGATCGACGTGCAGCTCAAACGCCGCCATGACCTGATTCCAAATCTGGTGGAGACCGTCCGGGGATACATGATCCACGAACGGGAGCTCTTCGAAAAGGTGGCGGCCCTTCGTGCCCAGGCGCTCGGCGCGGGGTCGCTTGCGGAAGTGCAGCAGAAGGAGACGGAACTCGCCGGGGCGCTGCGAACGCTCTTCGCCGTCTCGGAAGGGTACCCGGAGCTGAAGGCCAACGCGAACTTCCTTGCGCTCCAGGAGGAACTGTCCTCCACGGAGAACAAGATTGCCTTCGCCCGCCAGTTCTACAACGATGCCGTCCGGGCCTACAATGTGGCCGTCGCGGAATTTCCCGGCAACTTGGTGGCGGGAGCCTTCGGATATGCCAAACGGGATTTCTGGATCGTGGAGGACCAGGCGGAACGGGCTCCGGTCCGAGTGAACCTTTAG
- a CDS encoding M48 family metallopeptidase, protein MVSFQRLIAHNKRVSVLLFALTLALLGIMGASLGEYLDLGWKGGAGIAVVVAALYFLVAYNFGDSMVLAVSGAREITHDEHPQLWNVVEEMSIAGGLPMPKVYIMDSDALNAFATGKDPQHASVAITRGLLEKLNREELQGVMAHEMSHVRNYDIRFAMLMAVLVGVVVLLADVFRRSLFWGSLGGGRRRRGNDGGKGGAVLALVGVLFSIVAPLFAVLLQMAVSRKREYLADASAVELTRNPQGLISALRKLSTDDNKLVTASKATQHLYIVNPFRKLGADSLFSTHPSLESRIAALRGLATGGEAPGSSE, encoded by the coding sequence ATGGTGAGTTTTCAACGGCTGATCGCGCACAACAAGCGCGTGAGCGTTCTGCTTTTCGCTCTTACGCTGGCGCTTCTCGGCATCATGGGGGCCTCCCTCGGGGAATATCTCGACCTGGGGTGGAAGGGCGGCGCAGGTATCGCAGTTGTCGTGGCGGCTCTCTATTTTCTCGTGGCCTACAACTTCGGGGACTCCATGGTCCTTGCGGTGAGCGGCGCCCGGGAGATCACCCATGACGAGCACCCCCAGCTCTGGAACGTGGTGGAGGAGATGTCCATCGCCGGAGGGCTTCCCATGCCGAAGGTGTACATCATGGACAGCGATGCGCTGAACGCCTTTGCCACGGGCAAGGACCCGCAGCATGCGAGTGTGGCCATCACCCGGGGGCTTCTGGAAAAACTGAACCGTGAGGAATTGCAGGGGGTCATGGCCCACGAGATGTCCCACGTGCGCAACTACGACATCCGTTTCGCCATGCTCATGGCGGTGCTGGTGGGGGTGGTGGTGCTCCTGGCGGATGTGTTCCGGCGCAGCCTGTTCTGGGGGTCGCTCGGCGGCGGACGGAGACGGCGCGGCAACGATGGCGGGAAGGGCGGTGCCGTTCTTGCGCTTGTGGGCGTGCTGTTTTCCATCGTGGCGCCGCTTTTCGCGGTGCTCCTCCAGATGGCGGTGAGCCGCAAAAGGGAATATTTGGCGGATGCCTCGGCGGTGGAGTTGACCCGAAACCCCCAGGGACTCATTTCGGCTCTCCGGAAGCTCTCCACCGACGACAACAAACTTGTCACCGCGTCGAAGGCGACGCAGCATCTCTATATCGTGAATCCCTTCAGAAAGCTCGGAGCGGACAGCCTGTTCAGCACCCACCCCTCGCTGGAATCCCGCATCGCCGCGCTTCGTGGGCTTGCCACCGGGGGCGAAGCTCCCGGTTCCTCCGAGTAG
- a CDS encoding SagB/ThcOx family dehydrogenase, whose product MSQREQGRRFLRSDFWKTLDFSATPQALGVAPPPLEKPAPPEMARVSLPGPGTWQGVEPLSVEAAIAKRTTLRRYAPISFTLDELSFLLWATQGIREVLPNGNARRTVPSGGCRHALETYLAVFRVDGLEKGVYRYLPLSHELLVLGNRPDLEDALVAATRKQLFPGRSAVTFAWTALPERGEWRYAEAAAKLIALDAGHVCQNLYLACEAVGAGTCAIAAYDQELADALLGVDGKDEFTVYMASVGKKPEE is encoded by the coding sequence ATGTCGCAGCGCGAGCAGGGCAGACGATTTCTTCGGAGCGATTTCTGGAAGACGCTTGATTTTTCCGCCACACCGCAGGCCCTGGGGGTTGCGCCACCCCCTCTGGAAAAGCCCGCGCCGCCCGAGATGGCCCGGGTGTCTCTGCCAGGCCCTGGAACGTGGCAGGGCGTGGAGCCTCTTTCCGTCGAGGCGGCCATTGCGAAGCGGACCACCCTGCGCCGCTACGCCCCGATTTCTTTCACGTTGGATGAGCTTTCCTTTCTCCTCTGGGCTACCCAGGGCATCCGGGAGGTCCTTCCCAATGGCAACGCGAGGCGGACCGTTCCCTCGGGAGGATGCCGTCATGCTCTGGAGACCTACCTGGCGGTCTTTCGCGTGGACGGATTGGAAAAAGGGGTGTACCGTTACCTTCCCCTGAGCCATGAGCTGCTTGTTCTCGGAAATCGGCCCGACCTGGAGGATGCCCTCGTGGCGGCGACGCGCAAACAGCTCTTTCCGGGACGGAGTGCGGTCACCTTCGCCTGGACCGCTCTGCCGGAACGCGGAGAGTGGCGTTACGCCGAGGCCGCGGCGAAACTCATCGCTCTCGACGCGGGACATGTCTGCCAAAACCTTTATCTCGCCTGCGAGGCCGTCGGTGCCGGAACCTGCGCCATCGCCGCCTACGACCAGGAACTGGCGGATGCGCTCCTCGGTGTGGACGGAAAGGACGAATTCACCGTCTACATGGCCTCGGTGGGGAAAAAACCCGAGGAATAA
- a CDS encoding FmdE family protein, translating into MTCALSQETLQQVIAFHGHSCPGLTLGIRAAEMALRELGPRASDEEIVAVTETDMCGVDAVQFLTGCTFGKGNLLYRDRGKVAFSFYRRSDGKSFRLVAKPFRMDGDDGSRQDMLRRKAAAQELTPEETEELRRIRQKRIDALLAAPLEALFDIKPVEESLPPKARLFRSVPCSCCGETFMEPRGRLFEGETLCLSCFEKRTGRKD; encoded by the coding sequence ATGACATGCGCACTGTCACAGGAAACGTTACAGCAGGTCATCGCCTTTCACGGCCACTCGTGTCCCGGCCTGACGCTGGGCATCCGCGCCGCCGAGATGGCGCTGCGGGAGCTGGGTCCCCGTGCGAGCGACGAGGAGATCGTGGCGGTCACCGAGACGGACATGTGCGGCGTGGACGCCGTGCAGTTTCTCACGGGATGCACCTTCGGCAAGGGAAACCTTCTCTACCGGGATCGCGGCAAGGTTGCCTTCAGCTTTTATCGCCGGAGCGACGGAAAATCCTTCCGCCTCGTGGCGAAGCCGTTCCGCATGGACGGAGACGATGGCAGCAGGCAGGATATGCTGCGACGCAAGGCTGCGGCGCAGGAACTCACTCCGGAGGAAACGGAGGAGCTGCGCCGGATCCGGCAGAAGAGGATCGACGCCCTGCTCGCCGCGCCGCTGGAGGCACTCTTCGACATCAAACCCGTCGAGGAGTCCCTGCCGCCCAAGGCCCGCCTCTTTCGAAGCGTCCCCTGCTCCTGCTGCGGCGAGACCTTCATGGAACCCCGGGGACGCCTTTTCGAGGGAGAGACGCTCTGCCTTTCCTGCTTTGAGAAGAGGACGGGGCGGAAGGACTGA
- a CDS encoding BadF/BadG/BcrA/BcrD ATPase family protein, whose protein sequence is MKGVYVGFDAGSAVIHWVVLDESGRIMAAPPGRFHFGVPLATLREIWQELRRDLNGTPVLATAFTGSAAAVLADLFPGTLFEYESVAIPRGVGNLVPGATYVAHMGAKDSYFFTLGTVDVQGEGNESASFPAASRTVLLDWSTSTKCGGGSGTLLEKQVRRLFGKDLERATVSRNDREAALSACFAEAEQAAARHPSEEGYNARCGVVIQSDLIHDQNEGLPRDRIVAKLFATVTANFVTDVVGYRDLDLSAGAVCTGGVFASPWILERLRALTGLAFHRPPHFANVAALGVALGALAAGNSVVAELDSLQETHSGSEKGRRFAPPLKNFLPLVHLHEGRTPPASFPRNDSEAHVREVVIGVDGGSTTTKAAVLDLETGSLLDGIYLATAGDPEGALLEVFRYLEKNRRGVSVAGVCTTGSARKLYERMLLSRNRRESALAEGYIVADGAVDEITCHAAAIKFWDPDIDTVFEIGGQDMKFTAFKRTAEGVTDEIREARMNYSCQAGAGQTLENLARILGMDVKDSLQEAALRAERVPLIDATCGVFMEMDVNRLIAEGLPPEEIAAGVVRGTAESYFTKFVGGRKAVGERCSCQGGPSLGKAFLAGLAAVTGTEIHAYPDRELFGAVGAALVVRDALRKARSEGRETRCAFRGWEAVRSRMESAEVLCREHFGELSCGQRNCKLRIFRMEEEDILTGGFCPRGNSETSGRERPDYVEIFHSLMERHFDGIRWQDLPELDPEDAERTVAIRRSNSTLGHLGVWSSRVLHRLGFLPVLTPATDDDIAQRGIKRARTEFCIAMKISTGHALLAASEPRIAYAFNPAFIEERQERPPHLKFCVYSEAEGFILRDALGRLRDRCIDPVWYLGDRKGMAAELKRVLAKLGRTVPDVTILEAFADADAGTAAFLNDLARIGDSFLDAVRTSGEPGYVGLGRDYVVLDPKASSSSGHMFSKVRGMRYIPQIFLQHRYRHLSVEGVAENEYWLHSLDILKASLFVAETPGLYPIRQMNFACGPDSIKFFMEETLFSRVDKPFLHLVTDAQTNNAPFVTRAEAHERIVLRSALSEKRQPPSPETEPRTLEKTTFPAGAEPVLPCVGATPGTTATRASKRPNSSPDGTDRVRQTGWARKRCWLVPNMGDASRIAAAFLRHRNIAARAIPTDTPASREHGAALIKTETCFPLKGAVGDVTAFLDELAAENGGKERVGATCLLALPTASGPCRLGKYAEVLRIILDQQGFDTLPILRTSCDDAYLDILDAAGAVSFKDKVLFAAGLYMTARLADAFDDAALRFRPYATDRERFEEYRKERLALLETVLATKGIFSRRLSLWAQETLEGFSSLAPRAFSARFPLVLYAGEIYMRQHDPYTRFVIHTLEQEGLEVVRGPISEWMDYVAHLSGERKGGLARLVGKTFLSWADRWATRLFQEITKDRQLLPSPETVLSRIEEADIFSRHITGESPLSIGLFFEFLEGRLRSREDGPEICGYFHVGPFTCMQEGVATAIMNDLARERRRRSPDALVPVVHAFFGDSPNPNLKAEIAAFREQVYLKSALSRRKVS, encoded by the coding sequence ATGAAGGGCGTTTACGTGGGATTCGATGCGGGTTCTGCGGTGATCCACTGGGTTGTTCTGGACGAATCGGGGCGGATCATGGCGGCTCCGCCGGGGCGCTTTCATTTCGGAGTCCCTCTGGCGACGCTTCGCGAAATCTGGCAGGAGCTCCGCCGCGACCTGAACGGAACACCCGTCCTCGCCACGGCCTTCACGGGCAGCGCCGCCGCCGTCCTCGCGGATCTTTTTCCGGGAACGCTCTTCGAGTATGAGAGTGTGGCCATCCCCCGCGGAGTCGGAAACCTCGTCCCCGGAGCGACCTACGTGGCGCACATGGGGGCCAAGGACTCCTATTTCTTCACTCTCGGCACCGTGGACGTCCAGGGCGAAGGGAACGAATCCGCTTCTTTCCCCGCCGCTTCCCGGACGGTCCTGCTCGACTGGAGCACGAGCACAAAATGCGGTGGCGGCTCGGGGACACTTCTCGAAAAACAGGTACGACGCCTCTTCGGGAAGGACCTGGAGAGAGCGACCGTTTCCCGGAACGACCGGGAGGCGGCACTTTCGGCCTGCTTCGCCGAGGCGGAACAAGCGGCGGCGCGCCACCCCTCCGAGGAGGGGTACAACGCCCGGTGCGGCGTCGTGATCCAGTCGGACCTCATCCACGACCAGAACGAAGGACTTCCCCGGGACCGCATCGTAGCCAAGCTCTTCGCCACCGTGACGGCGAACTTCGTCACCGACGTGGTGGGCTATCGCGACCTCGATCTCTCCGCCGGAGCGGTCTGCACGGGAGGCGTCTTTGCCTCGCCATGGATCCTCGAACGCCTTCGGGCACTCACGGGACTCGCCTTTCACAGGCCCCCACATTTCGCGAACGTCGCCGCCCTCGGCGTCGCTCTCGGCGCCCTTGCCGCGGGCAACAGCGTCGTCGCGGAGCTGGATAGCCTTCAGGAAACCCATTCCGGTAGCGAAAAAGGACGGCGCTTCGCGCCACCCCTGAAGAACTTTCTTCCCCTGGTGCATCTCCACGAAGGCAGGACGCCCCCTGCGTCTTTTCCGCGAAACGACTCGGAAGCGCATGTCCGGGAAGTGGTCATCGGCGTGGACGGAGGCTCCACCACCACCAAGGCCGCCGTGCTCGATCTGGAGACGGGGTCACTTCTGGACGGCATCTATCTCGCCACTGCGGGAGATCCCGAGGGAGCACTCCTGGAGGTCTTCCGCTATCTGGAGAAAAACCGCCGCGGCGTCTCCGTGGCGGGAGTGTGCACCACCGGATCGGCCCGCAAGCTCTACGAACGCATGCTCCTCTCCCGGAACAGAAGAGAGAGCGCCCTGGCGGAAGGATACATCGTCGCCGACGGCGCCGTGGACGAGATCACCTGCCACGCCGCGGCGATCAAGTTCTGGGACCCCGACATCGACACGGTCTTCGAGATCGGCGGGCAGGACATGAAGTTCACCGCCTTCAAACGCACCGCCGAGGGAGTCACGGACGAGATCCGGGAGGCCCGCATGAATTACTCCTGCCAGGCGGGAGCCGGGCAGACCCTGGAGAACCTGGCGCGCATCCTCGGCATGGATGTCAAGGATTCTCTGCAGGAGGCGGCGCTCCGGGCGGAACGGGTCCCCCTCATCGACGCCACCTGCGGCGTCTTTATGGAGATGGATGTGAACCGCCTCATCGCGGAGGGGCTTCCTCCGGAGGAAATCGCCGCCGGGGTGGTACGCGGCACCGCGGAAAGCTATTTCACCAAGTTCGTGGGCGGCAGGAAGGCCGTGGGAGAACGCTGCTCCTGCCAGGGAGGCCCCTCACTGGGAAAGGCATTCCTCGCGGGACTCGCCGCCGTGACGGGAACGGAGATCCACGCCTATCCCGACCGGGAACTTTTCGGCGCCGTGGGAGCGGCCCTCGTGGTGCGGGACGCGCTGCGCAAAGCCAGGAGCGAGGGACGGGAGACGCGCTGCGCCTTCCGGGGCTGGGAGGCGGTCCGTTCCCGCATGGAGAGCGCGGAGGTGCTCTGCCGGGAGCACTTCGGAGAGCTTTCCTGCGGCCAGCGCAATTGCAAACTGCGCATCTTCCGCATGGAGGAAGAGGACATTCTCACAGGAGGATTCTGCCCTCGGGGCAACAGCGAGACCTCGGGACGCGAGCGCCCCGACTACGTGGAGATCTTCCACTCCCTGATGGAACGCCATTTCGACGGCATCCGGTGGCAGGACCTGCCCGAACTGGACCCGGAGGATGCGGAGCGCACTGTGGCGATACGGCGGAGCAACTCCACCCTGGGACACCTCGGCGTCTGGTCCTCGAGGGTGCTCCATCGGCTGGGATTTCTCCCCGTGCTCACCCCCGCGACGGACGACGACATCGCTCAACGGGGCATCAAGCGGGCCCGCACGGAATTCTGCATCGCCATGAAGATCTCCACGGGGCATGCCCTTCTCGCCGCGTCGGAACCGCGCATCGCCTACGCCTTCAATCCCGCTTTCATCGAGGAGCGTCAGGAACGCCCTCCGCACCTCAAGTTCTGCGTCTACAGCGAGGCCGAGGGATTCATCCTCCGGGACGCTCTGGGGCGCCTGCGGGACCGCTGCATCGATCCCGTGTGGTATCTGGGAGACCGCAAGGGCATGGCGGCGGAGCTGAAGCGTGTCCTTGCAAAGCTCGGAAGGACCGTCCCTGACGTGACCATTCTCGAGGCCTTCGCCGATGCCGACGCTGGTACCGCCGCTTTTCTGAACGACCTGGCCCGGATCGGCGACAGCTTCCTCGACGCGGTGCGGACGAGCGGCGAACCGGGCTACGTCGGACTGGGACGCGACTACGTGGTGCTGGATCCGAAGGCCTCCTCTTCGTCGGGGCACATGTTCTCCAAGGTACGGGGCATGCGGTACATCCCCCAGATCTTCCTGCAGCACCGCTACCGCCATCTCTCCGTGGAGGGAGTGGCGGAGAATGAATACTGGCTCCACAGCCTGGACATTCTCAAGGCATCACTCTTCGTGGCGGAGACGCCCGGGCTCTATCCCATCCGACAGATGAATTTCGCCTGCGGACCGGACTCCATCAAGTTCTTCATGGAGGAAACACTTTTCTCCCGGGTGGACAAACCCTTCCTCCATCTCGTCACCGATGCCCAGACCAACAACGCTCCCTTCGTGACCCGTGCGGAGGCCCACGAACGCATCGTCCTCCGAAGCGCCCTGTCGGAAAAAAGGCAGCCTCCCTCTCCGGAGACGGAACCGAGAACGCTTGAAAAAACCACTTTCCCGGCAGGGGCGGAACCGGTTCTCCCCTGCGTCGGAGCAACACCCGGCACCACGGCGACACGCGCCTCGAAACGCCCCAATTCCTCCCCGGACGGAACAGACCGGGTGCGGCAGACCGGATGGGCCCGGAAACGCTGCTGGCTCGTTCCCAACATGGGAGATGCGTCGCGCATCGCCGCGGCCTTTCTCCGCCATCGGAACATCGCCGCCCGGGCGATTCCCACGGACACTCCGGCGTCGCGGGAGCACGGTGCGGCGCTCATCAAGACCGAGACGTGCTTTCCCCTCAAAGGAGCCGTGGGAGACGTGACAGCCTTCCTGGACGAACTGGCTGCCGAGAACGGCGGCAAAGAGCGGGTCGGCGCGACCTGTCTCCTCGCCCTCCCCACGGCGAGCGGCCCCTGTCGTTTGGGCAAGTACGCGGAGGTGCTCCGGATCATTCTGGACCAGCAGGGCTTCGACACGCTGCCCATCCTCCGCACCTCCTGCGACGATGCCTATCTGGACATTCTCGACGCCGCGGGAGCCGTTTCGTTCAAGGACAAGGTCCTTTTCGCCGCAGGGCTCTACATGACAGCCAGACTGGCGGACGCCTTCGACGACGCGGCCCTCCGCTTCCGCCCCTACGCAACGGACCGGGAACGCTTCGAGGAATACCGAAAGGAACGCCTCGCACTCCTGGAGACGGTGCTCGCCACGAAGGGCATCTTCTCCCGGCGGCTCTCCCTCTGGGCACAGGAGACGCTCGAAGGCTTCTCCTCCCTCGCTCCCCGGGCCTTCTCCGCTCGTTTTCCCCTTGTCCTCTACGCGGGAGAAATTTACATGCGCCAGCACGACCCCTACACGCGGTTCGTAATCCACACACTGGAACAAGAAGGGCTTGAAGTCGTGCGGGGCCCCATCTCGGAGTGGATGGACTATGTAGCGCATCTCTCGGGGGAAAGAAAGGGCGGACTGGCCCGCCTGGTGGGGAAAACCTTCCTGAGCTGGGCGGACCGATGGGCAACCCGTCTCTTTCAGGAAATCACGAAGGACCGGCAGCTTCTCCCCTCTCCCGAGACGGTACTCTCCCGCATCGAGGAAGCGGACATCTTCTCCCGGCACATCACCGGAGAATCGCCCCTCTCCATCGGTCTCTTCTTCGAATTCCTCGAGGGAAGGCTCCGGAGTCGCGAGGACGGCCCCGAGATCTGCGGCTACTTCCACGTGGGACCCTTCACCTGCATGCAGGAAGGGGTCGCCACGGCAATCATGAACGACCTTGCGCGGGAGCGGCGGCGGCGTTCGCCCGATGCACTGGTCCCGGTGGTCCACGCCTTCTTCGGCGATTCGCCGAACCCGAACCTGAAGGCGGAGATCGCCGCCTTTCGAGAGCAGGTGTACCTGAAATCCGCCCTGAGCCGCAGAAAGGTCTCGTGA
- the ercA gene encoding alcohol dehydrogenase-like regulatory protein ErcA: MAGGEALRKFVAPEIVFGEGALELSGRFSRNLGGRRILVVSDPGVIAAGWTEKARKSLEEANLSVVVYENVRSNPSTASVMEGASVFVREQCDMILAVGGGSPMDCAKAIGAVVSNEQHVLEFEGVDNVSLPPPPLVCVPTTAGSAADVSQFAIITDEVRKVKFAIISKTMVPDVALIDPRTTLTMEKSLTVATGMDALTHAVEAYVSDASSPLTDLHALETVRLVARHLPGAAAELDNLEHRRGMMLASLYAGLAFSNAGLGMVHALAHSLGGALDLPHGECNALLLRHGCAANYSAVPERFARILQAFKEGESMASMSPVAPTPPEKVLEELVARVGVLGDISGIAVRLRDFGLRREDIPRIARFAYQDPCLLTNPRHMDAAELEEVLHGAW, from the coding sequence ATGGCGGGTGGAGAGGCCCTGAGGAAATTTGTCGCACCCGAGATCGTCTTCGGCGAGGGCGCTCTCGAGCTTTCCGGTCGTTTCTCCAGAAATCTGGGCGGACGACGGATTCTCGTCGTGTCCGATCCGGGGGTGATCGCCGCGGGATGGACGGAGAAGGCGCGGAAAAGTCTCGAGGAAGCAAATCTGAGCGTCGTCGTGTACGAGAACGTGCGCAGTAATCCCTCAACCGCTTCGGTCATGGAGGGTGCCTCCGTGTTCGTCCGGGAACAGTGCGACATGATTCTCGCCGTCGGAGGCGGCAGTCCCATGGATTGCGCCAAGGCCATCGGCGCCGTGGTCTCCAATGAACAGCACGTCCTCGAGTTTGAAGGGGTGGACAACGTTTCCCTGCCGCCTCCGCCCCTCGTCTGCGTGCCCACCACGGCGGGCAGCGCCGCGGACGTCTCCCAGTTCGCCATCATCACCGACGAGGTCCGGAAGGTGAAGTTCGCCATCATCAGCAAGACCATGGTTCCCGACGTGGCCCTCATCGATCCCCGCACGACGCTCACCATGGAGAAGAGCCTCACCGTCGCCACGGGCATGGACGCCCTCACCCATGCTGTGGAAGCCTATGTCTCCGATGCCTCCTCGCCCCTCACGGATCTCCATGCTCTGGAAACGGTGCGTCTCGTGGCGCGGCATCTTCCGGGTGCGGCAGCGGAACTCGACAACCTCGAGCACCGGCGGGGCATGATGCTCGCATCCCTCTACGCGGGCCTGGCCTTCTCCAACGCGGGACTCGGCATGGTGCACGCCCTTGCTCACAGCCTCGGAGGTGCGCTCGATCTCCCGCACGGGGAATGCAACGCCCTGCTCCTGCGTCATGGATGCGCCGCGAACTATTCCGCCGTGCCGGAACGTTTCGCCCGGATTCTCCAGGCTTTCAAGGAGGGAGAGAGCATGGCGTCGATGTCTCCGGTGGCGCCGACGCCTCCGGAGAAAGTTCTGGAAGAGCTTGTCGCACGCGTCGGGGTGTTGGGCGACATCTCCGGCATTGCAGTGCGTCTTCGGGACTTCGGCTTGCGCAGGGAGGACATTCCAAGAATCGCCCGGTTCGCCTATCAGGACCCCTGCCTGCTCACCAATCCGCGGCATATGGATGCGGCGGAACTGGAGGAGGTACTCCATGGAGCCTGGTGA
- a CDS encoding HD domain-containing phosphohydrolase, whose protein sequence is MEPGDPKNREALRLRLMGLGDSSLHKSYYPELQKRLGELERFRTLLDRANDAIFLVSLRDGCVRYANASARRYGLLLGAKNFQQQCLPLKNLLLGGNGEGVDMDRILAASAFDSGEEGRCVLELFTDEGVRRCELSVSVSMPETSEDAHAVLILRDVEDRLAAEDRLRETLRQVEEARSRTVSLTAAIVELKDSFTGQHQRRTAQLASAIGRRLGVSGGELYDLVTVAMMHDMGLMAIPTDILFAPRPLSEVEWLLVRRHPLIGKTLMDRENFPSSVSVPLVQHHERLDGSGYPQGLSGHHIVSLARILAVADVVEAMSSHRPYRPAHDRSVVLAELAAGRDVRFDAAVVDACVTLLEEGFAFAPHPVEELSQG, encoded by the coding sequence ATGGAGCCTGGTGATCCGAAGAATCGGGAGGCGTTGCGCCTCCGGCTTATGGGACTCGGGGATTCGTCCCTCCACAAGAGCTATTATCCGGAACTTCAGAAGCGTCTGGGAGAACTGGAGCGTTTTCGCACGCTCCTCGACCGGGCCAATGACGCGATTTTTCTCGTCTCCCTTCGGGACGGGTGCGTCCGCTATGCCAACGCGTCCGCCCGCCGTTACGGGCTGCTTCTGGGGGCGAAGAATTTTCAACAGCAGTGCCTTCCCCTGAAAAACCTTCTCCTCGGCGGGAACGGAGAGGGGGTCGACATGGACCGCATTCTTGCCGCGTCGGCCTTCGACTCCGGCGAGGAGGGGCGTTGCGTGCTCGAGCTCTTTACCGACGAGGGAGTGCGGCGCTGTGAACTTTCCGTCTCCGTCAGCATGCCCGAGACGAGCGAGGATGCCCATGCGGTGCTCATCCTCCGGGATGTGGAGGATCGCCTCGCCGCGGAGGACCGCCTCCGGGAGACCCTGCGCCAGGTGGAGGAGGCCCGCTCGCGCACGGTGTCCCTCACGGCGGCCATCGTGGAGCTGAAGGATTCCTTCACGGGGCAGCACCAGCGCCGCACGGCGCAGCTCGCCTCCGCCATCGGCAGACGCCTCGGCGTGAGCGGCGGAGAACTCTACGACCTCGTCACGGTGGCCATGATGCACGACATGGGCCTCATGGCGATCCCCACGGACATCCTCTTCGCACCCCGTCCTCTTTCGGAGGTGGAGTGGCTTCTCGTGCGCCGGCATCCTCTCATCGGCAAAACCCTGATGGACCGGGAAAATTTTCCCTCCTCCGTGTCGGTGCCGCTGGTACAGCATCACGAGCGCCTGGACGGATCGGGGTATCCCCAGGGACTTTCGGGGCACCACATTGTCTCCCTTGCGCGGATTCTCGCCGTGGCGGACGTGGTGGAGGCCATGTCCAGCCACCGCCCCTATCGCCCCGCCCACGACCGGAGCGTCGTGCTCGCAGAGCTTGCCGCGGGGAGGGACGTTCGGTTCGACGCCGCCGTGGTGGACGCCTGTGTGACGCTGCTGGAGGAGGGGTTCGCTTTTGCGCCCCACCCTGTGGAGGAGCTTTCGCAGGGGTGA